In one window of Azotobacter salinestris DNA:
- a CDS encoding multicopper oxidase family protein, whose product MSFTRRQILAGLAGASVLGLGAGGARYWLGRPEEAKTHDYELIAAPLDMELVPGHRTSVWAYGGQAPGLELRARQGDWLRVRFVNRLPEPSTIHWHGVRLPLEMDGVPYVSQLPVLPGEYFDYRFRVPDAGSFWYHPHTASGEQLGRGLVGPLIVEEREPTGFRHERTLSLKSWHVDGQGVFAEFSVPREAARGGTPGRLTTVNGEAAPTLELPAGQIVRLRILNLDNTLTYRLNLPDAEARIYALDGNPVTPRPLGKEYWLGPGMRIELGLRVPAAGVELPLRNGPLRLATLKSVDGDGASGDWPAALPANPVPEPDLAAAESLRFNFEWAGALSTNMEQGGAFKFWQINGQAWDINDKSCAERPIVTLRQGRSYIFELRNVSQYQHPIHLHGMTFKVLDSNRRKIDPYFTDTYLLGRNETARVALVADNPGIWMFHCHVVDHMETGLMAAIKVT is encoded by the coding sequence ATGAGCTTTACCCGCAGACAGATCCTTGCCGGCCTGGCCGGCGCCTCCGTGCTCGGTCTGGGGGCCGGCGGCGCGCGCTACTGGCTGGGGCGGCCGGAGGAGGCGAAAACCCACGACTACGAGCTCATCGCCGCGCCGCTGGACATGGAGCTGGTGCCGGGGCACAGGACCTCGGTCTGGGCCTATGGCGGCCAGGCGCCGGGGCTGGAGTTGCGGGCGCGGCAGGGCGATTGGCTGCGGGTGCGCTTCGTCAACCGCCTGCCCGAGCCGAGCACCATCCACTGGCACGGTGTCCGTCTGCCGCTGGAAATGGACGGCGTGCCCTATGTGTCGCAACTGCCGGTGCTGCCGGGCGAGTATTTCGACTACCGCTTCCGGGTGCCGGACGCCGGCAGCTTCTGGTACCACCCGCACACCGCCAGCGGCGAGCAGCTCGGCCGCGGGCTGGTCGGCCCGCTGATCGTCGAGGAGCGCGAGCCGACGGGTTTCCGGCATGAGCGCACCTTGAGCCTGAAGAGCTGGCATGTGGACGGGCAGGGCGTCTTCGCCGAGTTCAGCGTGCCGCGCGAGGCGGCCCGCGGCGGTACGCCGGGGCGACTGACCACGGTCAACGGCGAGGCGGCGCCGACCCTGGAGCTGCCCGCCGGGCAGATCGTGCGCCTGCGCATCCTCAACCTCGACAATACCCTGACCTATCGCCTCAACCTGCCGGATGCCGAGGCGCGCATCTACGCGCTGGATGGCAACCCCGTCACGCCGCGCCCGCTGGGCAAGGAGTACTGGTTGGGCCCGGGGATGCGCATCGAGCTGGGTCTCAGGGTGCCGGCGGCCGGGGTGGAGCTGCCCTTGCGCAACGGCCCGCTGCGCCTGGCCACCCTGAAGAGCGTGGACGGCGACGGGGCGTCCGGCGACTGGCCGGCCGCGCTGCCGGCCAATCCCGTCCCGGAACCCGATCTGGCCGCTGCAGAGAGCCTGCGCTTCAACTTCGAGTGGGCCGGCGCCCTGTCGACGAACATGGAGCAGGGCGGGGCCTTCAAGTTCTGGCAGATCAACGGCCAGGCCTGGGATATCAACGACAAGAGCTGCGCCGAGCGGCCCATCGTCACCCTGCGGCAGGGGCGCAGCTACATCTTCGAGCTGCGCAACGTCAGCCAGTACCAGCACCCCATCCATCTGCACGGCATGACCTTCAAGGTGCTGGACTCCAACCGCCGGAAGATCGACCCGTACTTCACCGACACCTATCTTTTGGGGCGCAACGAAACCGCACGGGTCGCGCTGGTGGCGGACAATCCGGGGATATGGATGTTCCACTGCCATGTCGTCGACCACATGGAGACGGGGCTGATGGCGGCGATCAAGGTGACCTGA
- the tadA gene encoding tRNA adenosine(34) deaminase TadA, producing MKRPQIIDRSHDERFMREALVLAAEGAELGEVPVGAVLAQGDEIVGRGFNCPISRRDPSAHAEMVAIRAAAAALDNYRLPGSTLYVTLEPCSMCAGLIVHARIARVVFGACEPRAGVAVSRGSFFAQDFLNHRVLVEGGLLEEECGAILRAFFKARRG from the coding sequence ATGAAAAGACCGCAGATCATCGACCGCAGCCACGACGAGCGTTTCATGCGCGAAGCGCTGGTCCTGGCTGCCGAAGGAGCCGAACTGGGCGAGGTGCCGGTAGGGGCCGTGCTGGCGCAGGGCGACGAGATCGTCGGGCGCGGCTTCAATTGCCCGATTTCCCGCCGCGACCCCAGCGCCCATGCCGAGATGGTGGCGATCCGCGCCGCCGCCGCCGCGCTGGACAACTACCGGCTGCCCGGCAGCACCCTGTACGTGACGCTGGAGCCCTGCAGCATGTGCGCCGGGCTGATCGTCCATGCGCGCATCGCCCGGGTGGTATTCGGTGCCTGCGAGCCGCGTGCCGGCGTGGCGGTCAGCCGCGGCAGCTTCTTCGCCCAGGATTTTCTCAATCACCGGGTGCTGGTCGAGGGCGGGTTGCTGGAGGAGGAGTGCGGGGCGATCCTCAGGGCCTTCTTCAAGGCACGGCGCGGCTGA
- the mltF gene encoding membrane-bound lytic murein transglycosylase MltF: MTDRTALRGRRAHRRLLPTLLFLMLMGCSESPRPSTLQRVQEEGVLRVVTRNSPATYFQDRNGETGFEYELVKRFADDLGVNLQIETADNLDAIFVQLNQPNGPELATPGLIPSAAHSHLALFSRPYMEVTPQVVYRNGQRRPTRPQDLVGKRILVLKGSSHADQLEEIKRQLPELKYEETAELEIADLLHMVDEGQIDLTLVDSNELAMNQVYFPNVRVAFDLGDARALSWAVAAGSDRSLLEKVDAFLAQAQKKGILQQLKERYYGHVEVLGYVGAYTFAQHLQQRLPRYEQHFREAAKKQEVDWRLLAAIGYQESHWQPSATSKTGVRGLMMLTQRTAEAMGVANRLDPRQSIHGGAKYFVHVYQSLPDSIQEPDRSWFALAAYNVGSGHLDDARKLTKAAGLNPNKWLDVKKILPRLAEKKWYSKTRYGYARGGEPVHFVANIRRYYDILTWVTQPQMEGSRIAESGLHVPGLPKGEPPAAKPQL; the protein is encoded by the coding sequence ATGACCGACCGAACCGCGCTCCGCGGGCGCCGCGCCCACCGCCGGCTGTTGCCGACCTTACTTTTCCTGATGCTCATGGGTTGCAGCGAGTCTCCCCGGCCGTCGACCCTTCAACGCGTGCAGGAGGAAGGCGTGCTGCGGGTCGTCACCCGCAACAGCCCGGCCACCTACTTCCAGGACCGCAACGGCGAAACCGGCTTCGAATACGAACTGGTCAAGCGCTTCGCCGATGACCTGGGCGTCAACCTGCAGATCGAGACCGCGGACAACCTCGACGCCATCTTCGTCCAGCTCAACCAGCCCAACGGCCCCGAGCTGGCCACGCCCGGCCTGATCCCCAGCGCGGCCCACAGCCACCTGGCGCTGTTCTCCCGCCCCTACATGGAGGTCACCCCCCAGGTCGTCTACCGCAATGGCCAGCGCCGCCCCACCCGCCCGCAGGATCTGGTCGGCAAGCGCATCCTGGTCCTCAAGGGCAGCAGCCATGCCGACCAGTTGGAAGAGATCAAGCGGCAGCTGCCGGAACTGAAGTACGAGGAAACCGCCGAGCTGGAAATCGCCGACCTGCTGCACATGGTCGACGAAGGCCAGATCGACCTGACCCTGGTCGACTCCAACGAACTGGCGATGAACCAGGTGTACTTTCCCAACGTGCGCGTCGCCTTCGACCTGGGCGACGCTCGCGCGCTGAGCTGGGCGGTGGCCGCCGGCAGCGACCGCAGCCTGCTGGAAAAAGTCGATGCCTTCCTCGCCCAGGCCCAGAAGAAGGGCATCCTGCAGCAGCTGAAGGAGCGCTACTACGGACATGTCGAGGTGCTCGGCTATGTCGGCGCCTACACCTTCGCCCAGCACCTGCAGCAGCGCCTGCCGCGCTACGAACAGCATTTCCGCGAGGCGGCGAAGAAGCAGGAGGTCGACTGGCGCCTGCTGGCCGCCATCGGCTACCAGGAGTCCCACTGGCAGCCCAGCGCCACCTCCAAGACCGGGGTCCGCGGCCTGATGATGCTCACCCAGCGGACTGCGGAAGCCATGGGCGTGGCCAACCGCCTGGACCCCCGGCAGAGCATCCATGGCGGCGCCAAATACTTCGTCCACGTCTACCAGAGCCTGCCGGACAGCATTCAGGAGCCCGACCGCAGCTGGTTCGCCCTGGCCGCCTACAACGTCGGCAGCGGCCACCTGGACGATGCCCGCAAGCTGACCAAGGCCGCGGGCCTGAACCCGAACAAGTGGCTGGATGTGAAGAAAATCCTGCCGCGTCTCGCCGAGAAGAAGTGGTACAGCAAGACCCGCTACGGCTATGCCCGCGGCGGCGAGCCGGTGCATTTCGTGGCCAACATCCGCCGCTACTACGACATCCTCACCTGGGTGACCCAGCCGCAGATGGAAGGCTCGCGCATCGCCGAAAGCGGCCTGCACGTGCCCGGCCTGCCGAAGGGCGAGCCGCCGGCCGCGAAGCCGCAGCTGTAG
- the purL gene encoding phosphoribosylformylglycinamidine synthase codes for MLILRGAPALSAFRHGKLLAQLTQKVPAVSGLYAEFAHFAEVSAVLSGDEEKLLARLLEYGPSVPVQEPVGRLFLVLPRFGTISPWSSKATDIARNCGLARVERLERGIAYYVAGELSEADAQVVAATLHDRMTQLVVDSLEQAAGLFSHAQPKPLSVVDVLGGGRAALERANVELGLALAEDEIDYLLKSFTELGRNPHDVELMMFAQANSEHCRHKIFNASWEIDGQAQEKSLFGMIKNTYELHREGVLSAYKDNAAVIEGFTAGRYFPDPGTRQYGASQEPVHILMKVETHNHPTAIAPFPGASTGSGGEIRDEGATGRGAKPKAGLTGFSVSNLNIPGFEQPWEEPYGKPERIVSALDIMIEGPLGGAAFNNEFGRPALTGYFRTFEQKVGSPRGEEVRGYHKPIMLAGGMGNIRAEHVQKGEISVGAKLIVLGGPAMLIGLGGGAASSMATGASSADLDFASVQRDNPEMERRCQEVIDRCWQLGEANPIKFIHDVGAGGLSNAFPELINDGGRGGRFELRNVPNAEPGMSPLEIWCNESQERYVLSVDAADFERFKAICERERCPFAVVGEATEERRLTVSDSHFANDAVDMPLEVLLGKPPRMHRSVGREAGQGDDFAAGGLDIGEAVSRVLRHPAVASKSFLITIGDRSITGLVARDQMVGPWQVPVADCAVTATSFDVYTGEAMAMGERTPLALLDAPASGRMAIGETLTNLAAAGIGKISDIKLSANWMAAAGHPGEDARLYDTVKAVGMELCPALGITIPVGKDSMSMKTRWQEVGEDKSVTAPLSLIVSGFAPVQDVRRTLTPQLRLDKGETDLVLIDLGRGRNRLGGSILAQVYGKLGREVPDVDDAEDLKAFFAVIQGLNADGHLLAYHDRSDGGLLATVLEMAFAGHCGLDLYLDGLADGRDGLAGVLFSEELGAVIQVRQDATPEVLAQFSAAGLGDCVAVIGRPINGAEVAVSFNGEPVFAAERRVLQRQWSETSYHIQRLRDNADCADQEFDAILEEDNPGLSVKLSFDVDQDIAAPYIKRGVRPQVAILREQGVNGQVEMAAPFDRAGFAAIDVHMSDILAGRVDLAEFKGLAACGGFSYGDVLGAGEGWAKSILFNGRARDAFQAFFERKDSFALGVCNGCQMMSNLHELIPGTEFWPHFVRNRSEQFEARVAMVQVQESASIFLQGMAGSRLPIAIAHGEGHAEFESEEALLEADLSGCVALRFVDNHGKVTERYPANPNGSPRGITGLSSRDGRVTIMMPHPERVFRAVQNSWRPDAWQEDAGWLRMFRNARVWVD; via the coding sequence ATGTTGATCCTGCGCGGCGCTCCCGCCCTTTCCGCCTTCCGTCATGGCAAGCTGCTCGCTCAGTTGACCCAGAAGGTCCCCGCCGTCAGCGGACTGTATGCCGAGTTTGCCCACTTCGCCGAGGTGAGCGCAGTCCTTTCCGGCGACGAGGAGAAGCTGCTGGCCCGTCTGCTCGAGTACGGGCCCAGCGTGCCGGTGCAGGAGCCCGTCGGCCGGCTGTTCCTGGTCCTGCCGCGCTTCGGCACTATCTCGCCCTGGTCGAGCAAGGCCACCGACATCGCCCGCAACTGCGGCCTGGCCAGGGTCGAGCGCCTCGAGCGCGGCATCGCCTACTACGTCGCCGGCGAACTGTCCGAGGCCGATGCCCAGGTCGTTGCCGCGACGCTGCACGACCGCATGACCCAACTGGTGGTGGACAGCCTGGAGCAGGCGGCCGGCCTGTTCAGCCACGCCCAGCCCAAGCCGCTGAGCGTGGTCGACGTGCTCGGGGGCGGGCGGGCGGCCCTGGAACGGGCCAACGTCGAGCTGGGTCTGGCCCTGGCCGAGGATGAAATCGATTATCTGCTCAAGAGCTTTACAGAGTTGGGGCGCAATCCCCACGACGTCGAGCTGATGATGTTCGCCCAGGCCAACTCGGAGCACTGTCGGCACAAGATCTTCAACGCCAGCTGGGAGATCGACGGACAGGCGCAGGAGAAGTCCTTGTTCGGCATGATCAAGAACACCTACGAGCTGCACCGCGAAGGCGTGCTCTCCGCCTACAAGGACAACGCCGCAGTGATCGAGGGCTTCACCGCCGGGCGCTATTTCCCCGACCCCGGAACCCGTCAGTACGGCGCCAGCCAGGAGCCGGTGCATATCCTGATGAAGGTGGAGACCCACAACCACCCGACCGCCATCGCCCCCTTCCCCGGCGCCTCCACCGGCTCCGGCGGCGAGATCCGCGACGAGGGCGCCACCGGCCGCGGCGCCAAGCCCAAGGCCGGCCTGACCGGCTTCAGCGTTTCCAACCTGAACATCCCCGGCTTCGAGCAGCCCTGGGAAGAGCCCTACGGCAAGCCCGAGCGCATCGTCAGCGCCCTGGATATCATGATCGAGGGTCCACTGGGCGGCGCGGCGTTCAACAACGAATTCGGCCGTCCGGCGCTGACCGGCTACTTCCGCACCTTCGAGCAGAAGGTCGGCAGCCCGCGCGGCGAAGAAGTGCGCGGCTACCACAAGCCGATCATGCTCGCCGGCGGTATGGGCAACATCCGTGCCGAGCACGTGCAGAAGGGCGAGATCTCGGTCGGCGCCAAGCTGATCGTGCTCGGCGGCCCGGCCATGCTGATCGGTCTGGGCGGCGGCGCGGCCTCCTCGATGGCGACCGGCGCCAGCTCGGCGGACCTGGACTTCGCCTCGGTGCAGCGCGACAACCCGGAAATGGAGCGCCGCTGCCAGGAGGTCATCGACCGCTGCTGGCAGCTGGGCGAGGCCAACCCGATCAAGTTCATCCACGACGTCGGCGCCGGCGGCCTGTCCAATGCCTTTCCCGAGCTGATCAACGACGGCGGCCGGGGCGGGCGCTTTGAACTGCGCAACGTGCCCAACGCCGAGCCGGGCATGAGCCCGCTGGAAATCTGGTGCAACGAGTCCCAGGAGCGCTACGTCCTGTCTGTCGACGCGGCCGACTTCGAGCGTTTCAAGGCCATCTGCGAGCGCGAGCGCTGCCCCTTCGCGGTGGTCGGCGAGGCCACCGAGGAGCGCCGGCTGACGGTGAGCGACAGCCACTTCGCCAACGATGCCGTGGACATGCCGCTCGAGGTGCTGCTCGGCAAGCCGCCGCGCATGCACCGCAGCGTCGGCCGCGAGGCCGGGCAGGGCGACGATTTCGCCGCCGGTGGGCTGGACATCGGCGAGGCGGTGTCCCGCGTGCTGCGCCATCCGGCAGTGGCCAGCAAGAGCTTCCTGATCACCATCGGCGACCGTTCGATCACCGGCCTGGTGGCCCGCGACCAGATGGTCGGCCCCTGGCAGGTGCCGGTGGCCGACTGCGCGGTGACCGCCACCAGCTTCGACGTCTATACCGGCGAGGCCATGGCGATGGGCGAGCGCACCCCGCTGGCCTTGCTGGATGCCCCGGCCTCCGGGCGCATGGCCATCGGCGAGACCCTCACCAACCTGGCGGCGGCAGGCATCGGGAAAATCTCCGACATCAAGCTGTCGGCCAACTGGATGGCCGCCGCCGGCCATCCGGGCGAGGACGCCCGCCTGTACGACACCGTGAAAGCGGTCGGCATGGAGCTGTGCCCGGCGCTCGGCATCACCATTCCGGTGGGCAAGGACTCCATGTCGATGAAGACCCGCTGGCAGGAGGTGGGCGAGGACAAGAGCGTCACCGCGCCGCTGTCGCTGATCGTCTCCGGCTTCGCGCCGGTCCAGGACGTGCGCCGCACCCTGACTCCGCAGCTGCGCCTTGACAAGGGCGAGACCGACTTGGTCCTGATCGACCTGGGGCGCGGCCGCAACCGCCTGGGGGGCTCCATCCTCGCTCAGGTGTACGGCAAGCTCGGTCGCGAGGTGCCGGATGTCGACGACGCCGAGGACCTCAAGGCCTTCTTCGCGGTGATCCAGGGGCTGAATGCCGACGGCCATCTGCTGGCCTACCACGACCGCTCCGATGGCGGCCTGCTTGCCACCGTACTGGAGATGGCCTTCGCCGGCCACTGCGGTCTGGACCTCTACCTCGACGGCCTGGCCGACGGTCGCGACGGGCTGGCCGGCGTGCTGTTCAGCGAGGAGCTGGGGGCGGTGATCCAGGTGCGCCAGGACGCCACGCCGGAGGTGCTGGCGCAGTTCAGTGCCGCCGGTCTGGGCGACTGCGTGGCGGTGATCGGCCGGCCGATCAATGGTGCCGAGGTGGCCGTCAGCTTCAACGGCGAGCCGGTGTTCGCCGCCGAGCGCCGCGTGCTGCAACGCCAGTGGAGCGAGACCAGCTACCACATCCAGCGCCTGCGCGACAACGCCGACTGTGCCGATCAGGAGTTCGACGCCATTCTCGAGGAAGACAACCCCGGATTGTCGGTGAAGCTCTCCTTCGATGTGGATCAGGACATCGCTGCGCCCTATATCAAGCGGGGCGTGCGTCCGCAGGTGGCGATCCTCCGCGAGCAGGGCGTCAACGGCCAGGTGGAGATGGCGGCGCCCTTCGACCGTGCCGGCTTCGCCGCGATCGACGTGCACATGAGCGACATCCTCGCCGGGCGCGTCGATCTCGCCGAATTCAAGGGGCTGGCGGCCTGCGGCGGCTTCTCCTATGGCGATGTGCTCGGCGCCGGCGAGGGTTGGGCCAAGTCGATCCTGTTCAACGGCCGTGCCCGCGACGCCTTCCAGGCCTTCTTCGAGCGCAAGGACAGCTTCGCTCTCGGCGTGTGCAACGGCTGCCAGATGATGTCCAACCTTCACGAGCTGATTCCCGGCACCGAGTTCTGGCCGCACTTCGTGCGCAACCGTTCGGAGCAGTTTGAGGCGCGAGTGGCCATGGTGCAGGTGCAGGAGTCGGCCTCGATCTTCCTGCAGGGAATGGCCGGTTCGCGTCTGCCGATCGCCATCGCCCATGGCGAGGGGCATGCCGAGTTCGAGAGCGAGGAGGCCTTGCTCGAGGCCGACCTGTCCGGCTGCGTGGCACTGCGCTTCGTCGACAACCACGGCAAGGTCACCGAGCGCTACCCGGCCAACCCCAACGGCTCGCCGCGGGGGATCACCGGGCTGTCCAGCCGTGACGGCCGCGTGACCATCATGATGCCGCACCCGGAGCGGGTGTTCCGTGCCGTGCAGAACTCCTGGCGGCCGGATGCATGGCAGGAGGATGCCGGCTGGCTGCGGATGTTCCGCAATGCCCGGGTCTGGGTGGACTGA
- the cutA gene encoding YqfO family protein: protein MYKLCFYVPESHVETVKEAVFAAGGGRIGAYDSCCWQVLGRGQYRPLEGSQPYLGQAGKLEQVAEWKVEMVVADERIHDAVKALKQAHPYETPAFEVWRLSDMQF from the coding sequence ATGTACAAGCTGTGCTTTTACGTACCGGAGAGTCACGTGGAAACGGTCAAGGAAGCCGTGTTCGCCGCCGGAGGCGGGCGCATCGGGGCTTACGACAGTTGCTGCTGGCAGGTCCTGGGGCGAGGGCAGTATCGCCCGCTGGAGGGCAGCCAGCCCTATCTGGGGCAGGCCGGCAAGCTGGAGCAGGTGGCGGAGTGGAAAGTGGAGATGGTGGTCGCCGACGAGCGTATCCATGATGCCGTCAAGGCGCTGAAGCAGGCCCATCCTTACGAGACGCCGGCCTTCGAGGTCTGGCGGCTGTCCGACATGCAGTTCTGA
- a CDS encoding L,D-transpeptidase family protein yields the protein MRWLLASLCLFVAGLSQASVPTTGEAQSIVDKVLVVKSERKLMLLSRGQPLKSYRISLGKQPKGPKQREGDQRTPEGLYWLDWRKTSDKYNLSMHISYPNIRDLARARAEGVPPGSMIMLHGTPLDETYPEWYFHGLDWTEGCIAMRNDDMREVWSLVKDGTLIEIRP from the coding sequence ATGCGCTGGTTGCTTGCATCCCTTTGCCTGTTCGTTGCCGGCCTCTCGCAGGCCAGCGTTCCCACGACCGGAGAAGCACAGTCGATCGTCGACAAGGTGCTGGTGGTGAAGTCCGAACGCAAGCTCATGTTGCTCAGTCGGGGCCAACCGCTCAAGTCTTACCGGATTTCCCTGGGCAAGCAGCCCAAGGGGCCCAAGCAGCGCGAAGGCGACCAGCGCACCCCGGAAGGCCTCTACTGGCTCGACTGGCGCAAGACCAGCGACAAATACAACCTGTCCATGCACATCTCCTACCCCAACATCCGCGACCTGGCCAGGGCCCGTGCCGAGGGCGTACCACCCGGCAGCATGATCATGCTCCATGGCACGCCGCTGGATGAAACCTATCCCGAATGGTACTTCCACGGGCTGGACTGGACCGAAGGCTGCATCGCCATGCGCAACGACGACATGCGCGAGGTCTGGAGCCTGGTCAAGGACGGCACCCTGATCGAGATCCGCCCCTGA
- a CDS encoding NUDIX hydrolase, whose protein sequence is MKFCSQCGSPVSWQTPSGDYRPRFVCSSCSTVHYQNPKIVAGCLPLWRGQVLLCRRAIEPRRGFWTLPGGFMENNETMEQAAVRETLEEACVRVEGLELYTLFDLPHIHQVHVFFRARLVDTNFAAGEESLEVGLFHEAEIPWPELAFPTVGHTLEYFFEDRVRQLYPVRNEPLAPLIALSRRTPWNNFDR, encoded by the coding sequence ATGAAATTCTGCAGCCAATGTGGCAGCCCGGTGAGCTGGCAGACCCCCAGCGGCGACTACCGCCCGCGTTTCGTCTGCTCGTCTTGCAGCACCGTGCATTACCAGAACCCCAAGATAGTCGCCGGCTGTCTGCCGCTCTGGCGTGGACAGGTGCTGCTGTGCCGGCGCGCCATCGAGCCACGCCGCGGCTTCTGGACGCTGCCCGGCGGGTTCATGGAGAACAACGAAACCATGGAACAGGCGGCAGTCCGGGAAACCCTGGAGGAAGCCTGCGTGCGCGTGGAAGGACTCGAGTTGTATACCCTGTTCGATCTGCCACATATCCATCAGGTGCATGTATTCTTCCGCGCCCGCCTGGTCGACACGAACTTTGCCGCCGGCGAGGAAAGCCTCGAAGTAGGGCTGTTTCATGAAGCCGAGATTCCCTGGCCGGAGCTGGCTTTTCCGACCGTCGGTCATACCCTAGAATATTTTTTCGAAGACAGGGTTCGCCAGCTCTACCCGGTGCGCAACGAGCCCCTCGCGCCCTTGATTGCACTCTCCCGACGAACCCCTTGGAACAACTTTGATCGCTGA
- a CDS encoding CoA pyrophosphatase translates to MQEDLLRRVRNYSPRPLNTGGRFAEAAVLMPITRSDEPELVLTLRASGLSTHGGEVAFPGGRRDPEDLDLVHTALREAEEEVGLPPGLVEVVGPLSPLVSRHGIQVTPYVALVPDYVEYRPNDGEIAAVFSVPLAFFCEDPRETTHRIDHQGRSQYVPCYRYGPYKIWGLTAMMVVELVNLLFDAGIETEQQPASFVELG, encoded by the coding sequence ATGCAGGAAGATCTACTCCGGCGCGTGCGCAACTATTCGCCTCGCCCCCTGAATACCGGCGGGCGTTTTGCCGAGGCGGCGGTGCTGATGCCGATCACCCGCAGCGACGAGCCCGAACTGGTGCTGACCCTGCGTGCCAGCGGCCTGTCCACCCATGGTGGCGAAGTGGCCTTTCCCGGAGGGCGCCGTGACCCCGAAGATCTCGATCTGGTGCATACCGCCCTGCGCGAAGCGGAGGAGGAGGTCGGCCTGCCGCCAGGGCTGGTCGAGGTGGTGGGGCCGCTCAGTCCGCTGGTGTCGCGTCACGGCATCCAGGTGACGCCCTACGTGGCGCTGGTGCCCGATTATGTCGAATACCGGCCCAACGACGGCGAGATCGCTGCGGTCTTCTCCGTGCCTCTGGCGTTCTTCTGCGAGGACCCTCGGGAAACCACCCATCGCATCGACCACCAGGGGCGCAGCCAGTACGTACCCTGTTACCGCTACGGCCCGTACAAGATCTGGGGACTGACGGCGATGATGGTGGTCGAGCTGGTGAACCTGCTGTTCGATGCCGGAATCGAGACCGAGCAACAGCCGGCGAGCTTCGTCGAATTGGGCTGA
- a CDS encoding DUF1289 domain-containing protein translates to MSEERPVPSPCVQLCALDEDDVCLACQRTVDEIRRWRRLDNSERRQILALCAERARAKGLLS, encoded by the coding sequence ATGAGCGAAGAACGGCCCGTCCCTTCGCCCTGCGTACAGTTGTGCGCCCTGGATGAAGACGATGTCTGCCTCGCCTGCCAGCGTACGGTGGATGAAATCAGGCGCTGGCGACGATTGGACAATTCCGAACGCCGCCAGATATTGGCATTGTGTGCCGAACGGGCCCGCGCCAAGGGCCTGCTCTCATAG
- the purT gene encoding formate-dependent phosphoribosylglycinamide formyltransferase yields MSRIGTPLSPSATRVLLCGSGELGKEVVIELQRFGVEVIAVDRYADAPAMQVAHRSHVLNMLDGAALRAVIEQEQPHYIVPEIEAIATATLVELESEGFTVIPSARAAHLTMNREGIRRLAAEELGLPTSPYRFADSFEECRAAAEALGFPCVVKPIMSSSGKGQSLVRGPEQLQAAWDYAQEGGRAGKGRVIVEGFIDFDYEITLLTVRHAGGTTFCAPIGHRQEKGDYQESWQPQAMSATAQTESERIARTVTEALGGRGLFGVELFVKGDRVWFSEVSPRPHDTGLVTLISQDLSEFALHARAILGLPIPTIRQLGPAASAVILVEGQSREVSFSNLGQALAEPDTALRLFGKPEVAGLRRMGVALARDASVEAARQKATRAAQAVEVQL; encoded by the coding sequence ATGTCCCGTATTGGAACTCCGCTGTCGCCGAGTGCGACCCGTGTATTGCTGTGTGGCTCAGGCGAGCTGGGCAAGGAGGTGGTGATCGAACTGCAGCGCTTCGGTGTGGAAGTGATCGCCGTGGATCGCTATGCCGATGCGCCGGCCATGCAGGTCGCCCACCGCAGCCATGTGCTCAACATGCTCGATGGCGCCGCCCTGCGCGCCGTGATCGAGCAGGAGCAGCCGCACTACATCGTGCCGGAAATCGAGGCCATCGCCACGGCGACCCTGGTCGAACTGGAAAGCGAAGGCTTCACGGTGATTCCCAGCGCGCGTGCTGCCCACCTGACCATGAATCGTGAGGGTATCCGCCGTCTGGCGGCCGAGGAGCTGGGCTTGCCGACCTCGCCCTACCGTTTCGCCGACAGCTTCGAGGAGTGCCGTGCGGCGGCGGAAGCGCTCGGCTTCCCTTGCGTGGTCAAGCCGATCATGAGCTCCTCCGGCAAGGGCCAGAGCCTGGTGAGGGGGCCGGAACAGCTGCAGGCGGCCTGGGATTACGCCCAGGAAGGCGGACGGGCCGGCAAGGGGAGGGTGATCGTCGAGGGGTTCATCGATTTCGATTACGAGATCACTCTGCTCACCGTGCGCCATGCGGGAGGAACCACCTTCTGCGCACCTATCGGCCACCGTCAGGAGAAGGGCGACTACCAGGAGTCCTGGCAGCCGCAGGCGATGAGCGCCACGGCGCAGACCGAATCCGAGCGCATCGCCAGGACGGTCACCGAGGCATTGGGCGGGCGCGGACTGTTTGGTGTCGAGCTGTTCGTCAAGGGCGACCGGGTCTGGTTCAGCGAGGTCTCGCCGCGTCCCCACGATACCGGTCTGGTAACGCTGATCTCTCAGGATCTCTCCGAGTTTGCCCTGCATGCACGGGCCATTCTCGGCCTGCCGATCCCAACGATCCGCCAGCTCGGTCCGGCCGCTTCGGCGGTGATTCTGGTCGAGGGGCAGTCCCGCGAGGTGAGCTTTTCCAATCTGGGTCAGGCGCTCGCCGAACCGGATACCGCTCTGCGCCTGTTCGGCAAACCGGAGGTCGCCGGTCTGCGGCGGATGGGCGTAGCCTTGGCGCGGGATGCATCGGTGGAGGCTGCACGGCAGAAGGCGACGCGTGCCGCGCAGGCGGTCGAGGTGCAGTTGTAA